The following coding sequences lie in one Pseudoalteromonas sp. Scap06 genomic window:
- the hfq gene encoding RNA chaperone Hfq — protein sequence MAKGQSLQDPFLNALRRERIPVSIFLVNGIKLQGKIQSFDQFVILLENTVNQMVYKHAISTVVPARAVNFQGVQGNEDTEETEPGNF from the coding sequence ATGGCAAAAGGCCAATCGTTACAAGACCCATTTTTAAATGCATTACGCCGCGAGCGCATTCCAGTATCAATCTTTTTGGTAAATGGCATAAAATTACAAGGTAAAATTCAGTCATTTGACCAATTTGTAATTTTACTGGAAAACACTGTTAATCAAATGGTGTATAAACATGCAATTTCAACAGTTGTACCTGCACGCGCAGTCAACTTCCAAGGTGTACAGGGAAATGAAGACACTGAAGAAACTGAACCAGGAAACTTTTAA
- the miaA gene encoding tRNA (adenosine(37)-N6)-dimethylallyltransferase MiaA, which produces MSNLPVIFLMGPTAAGKTALAISLCEHLNTEIISVDSALVYKGMDIGTAKPDADELARAPHHLIDLLDPSETYSVADFRRDAIEKIDKFHQQGKVPVLVGGTMMYFKALIDGLSPLPEADEQIRAELEVQAKQYGWPHLYQELLKVDPQAAKKMSENDSQRINRALEVYRITGKTMTELQKQKQPPLPYTFHQFAIAPDDRKELHQRIAERFKIMIEQGFEKEVSTLYLREDLHPNMPSIRCVGYRQMWDYLAGEIDHDEMVFRGIAATRQLAKRQLTWLRSWPDVTWLTTGDEENLHRVVSSLS; this is translated from the coding sequence TTGAGTAATTTACCGGTCATATTTTTAATGGGCCCCACCGCTGCTGGTAAAACAGCATTGGCAATTTCACTGTGTGAGCATTTAAATACTGAAATTATCAGCGTTGATTCGGCACTGGTTTATAAAGGTATGGATATTGGTACCGCTAAACCGGATGCCGACGAACTAGCACGTGCACCCCATCACCTAATTGACTTACTCGACCCAAGCGAAACCTATTCAGTAGCTGATTTTAGACGCGATGCGATAGAAAAAATTGATAAATTTCATCAACAAGGTAAAGTGCCTGTACTGGTTGGAGGTACAATGATGTACTTTAAAGCCCTTATTGATGGATTATCCCCTCTACCAGAGGCTGATGAGCAGATAAGAGCTGAGCTTGAAGTACAGGCGAAACAGTACGGTTGGCCACATTTATATCAAGAGCTATTAAAAGTAGATCCACAAGCTGCGAAAAAGATGAGTGAAAATGATTCACAACGAATTAATCGCGCTTTAGAGGTTTACCGTATAACAGGTAAAACAATGACTGAATTGCAAAAGCAAAAACAGCCACCTTTACCTTATACTTTTCATCAATTTGCTATTGCTCCAGATGATCGTAAAGAGTTACATCAGCGAATTGCAGAAAGGTTTAAAATAATGATTGAACAGGGGTTTGAAAAAGAAGTTTCGACCCTATATCTACGTGAGGATTTACATCCCAATATGCCTTCTATTCGTTGTGTAGGTTATAGACAGATGTGGGATTACCTTGCGGGTGAAATAGACCATGATGAAATGGTTTTTCGCGGTATTGCTGCCACTCGTCAATTGGCTAAGCGTCAATTAACGTGGTTAAGAAGTTGGCCTGACGTTACGTGGTTAACAACCGGTGATGAAGAAAACTTGCATCGTGTAGTAAGTTCGCTAAGCTAG